A portion of the Pseudoxanthomonas sp. JBR18 genome contains these proteins:
- the cas2 gene encoding CRISPR-associated endonuclease Cas2 has translation MMVLVSYDVSTSSPGGEKRLRKVAKACRDLGQRVQYSVFEVEVEPAQWVQLRQRLCELIDPELDSLRFYHLGAKWQGRIEHIGAKPATDLKGPLIF, from the coding sequence ATGATGGTCTTGGTCAGCTACGATGTCAGCACCAGCTCGCCCGGTGGCGAAAAGCGACTGCGCAAGGTGGCCAAGGCTTGCCGAGATCTTGGGCAACGCGTGCAGTACTCGGTCTTCGAGGTTGAAGTCGAGCCGGCCCAATGGGTACAACTGCGCCAGCGTCTATGTGAACTGATCGATCCAGAGCTGGACAGCCTGCGCTTTTATCATCTAGGCGCGAAGTGGCAAGGCCGCATCGAGCATATCGGCGCCAAGCCCGCGACCGACCTGAAAGGCCCCCTGATCTTCTGA
- the cas3 gene encoding CRISPR-associated helicase Cas3', which yields MDFYAHSTERRDRSDWQGLAEHLNGVGERAADHAAAFGGQVMARAAGQLHDLGKYTEKFQARLNGDPSRVDHATWGARKACELYGKGGTLLAYGIAGHHAGLADGQRDDLTSRSSLRERLSDEYLAHALPPLLPDWQREIVLPAKLEFPTGFSGHPRTERRTFQMTVLARMLFSCLVDADFVDTDDFYRRVEGRKTRVEDAGTRPTLQQLRERLDRHLAGFPTEGGINPLRTKILRDARARAHARPGLFSLTVPTGGGKTLTSLAFALDHALAHGLRRVIYVIPFTSIVDQTAAVFRHALDVLDRDDVVLEHHSAFFDDPSKELQAIDKRKLAMENWDAPIVVTTSVQFFESLFADRPARCRKLHNIAASVVILDEAQTLPQKLLRPCVALLDELARNYRVSPVLCTATQPALRQDQGFPDGLEQVEELVAEPETLYAQLRRVRVRHVGTLDDAALGEQLRERAQVLCIVNNRRHARALFDAIAEQPGARHLTTLMHARHRSVALAQVRDDLKAGRPCRLIATSLIEAGVDVDFPTVLRAEAGLDSVAQAAGRCNREGRHPADASEVLVFAPVQWQPPQELKLFTEVFREVERTHRDDLLAMDALHAYFKALYRRLGDELLDNTAILTQLRSAGLDDLPFDTLAQKFRVIQTSMRSVIVPYAPYATDPDKEVPEVVEVLLQLEHAERIGVAGAGRRLQPWLVQVPEQAYKALWQAHAIVPVAPERYGEQFVRLVNSRLYEARFGLHWEDPQFLEGERLCW from the coding sequence CGGACCATGCCGCCGCATTCGGCGGCCAGGTGATGGCGCGCGCGGCCGGGCAATTGCACGATCTGGGCAAGTACACCGAAAAATTCCAGGCCCGCCTGAATGGCGACCCATCCAGGGTGGACCATGCGACCTGGGGTGCACGGAAGGCGTGCGAGCTGTACGGCAAGGGTGGAACGTTGCTGGCCTACGGCATCGCCGGGCACCATGCAGGGCTGGCAGACGGACAGCGTGACGATCTGACCTCCCGCTCCTCGCTGCGCGAACGGCTCTCGGACGAGTACCTCGCACACGCGCTGCCGCCGTTGCTGCCGGACTGGCAGCGCGAGATCGTGCTGCCCGCCAAGCTGGAATTCCCGACAGGATTCAGCGGCCATCCTCGCACCGAGCGCCGCACGTTCCAGATGACGGTCCTCGCGCGCATGCTGTTCTCCTGTCTGGTCGATGCCGATTTCGTCGATACCGACGACTTCTATCGGCGTGTGGAAGGACGCAAGACACGCGTCGAGGACGCAGGCACGCGACCGACGCTGCAGCAGTTGCGGGAACGGCTGGACCGGCATCTGGCCGGCTTTCCTACCGAAGGCGGCATCAACCCGCTCCGCACCAAGATCCTGCGCGACGCGCGGGCCAGGGCGCACGCGCGCCCCGGCCTGTTCTCGCTCACCGTACCGACCGGCGGGGGCAAGACCCTGACCTCGCTGGCATTCGCGCTGGATCACGCCCTTGCGCATGGCTTGCGCCGGGTGATCTACGTGATTCCTTTCACCAGCATCGTCGATCAGACCGCCGCGGTGTTCCGCCATGCACTCGACGTCCTCGACCGCGACGACGTGGTGCTGGAACATCACAGCGCGTTCTTCGACGATCCGTCCAAGGAGTTGCAGGCGATCGACAAGCGCAAGCTGGCGATGGAGAACTGGGACGCGCCGATCGTGGTCACCACTTCGGTGCAGTTCTTCGAGAGCCTGTTCGCCGACCGCCCCGCGCGCTGCCGCAAACTGCACAACATCGCCGCCAGCGTGGTGATCCTGGATGAAGCGCAAACCCTTCCGCAGAAATTGTTGCGCCCGTGCGTGGCGCTGCTGGACGAGTTGGCCCGCAACTACCGGGTCAGCCCGGTGCTGTGCACCGCCACTCAGCCAGCGTTGCGCCAGGACCAGGGCTTCCCCGACGGCCTGGAGCAGGTCGAGGAACTGGTGGCGGAACCGGAGACGCTATATGCGCAGCTACGCCGCGTGCGAGTGCGCCATGTCGGCACGCTGGACGACGCCGCGCTGGGCGAGCAGTTGCGTGAACGCGCGCAGGTACTGTGCATCGTCAACAATCGTCGCCATGCCCGAGCCCTGTTCGACGCCATCGCCGAACAGCCCGGCGCGCGCCACCTGACCACGCTGATGCACGCACGGCATCGCAGTGTGGCGTTGGCGCAGGTGCGCGACGACCTGAAAGCGGGCAGACCGTGCCGGCTGATCGCGACCAGCCTGATCGAAGCGGGCGTGGACGTCGACTTCCCGACCGTCCTGCGCGCGGAAGCCGGTCTGGATTCGGTGGCGCAAGCGGCGGGGCGCTGCAACCGCGAAGGCCGACATCCAGCCGATGCCAGCGAGGTCTTGGTGTTCGCCCCAGTGCAGTGGCAGCCGCCGCAGGAACTGAAGTTGTTCACCGAAGTCTTCCGCGAGGTCGAGCGCACCCATCGCGACGACCTGCTGGCAATGGATGCGCTCCATGCCTACTTCAAGGCGCTGTATCGGCGCCTGGGCGACGAACTGTTGGACAACACGGCGATCCTGACCCAACTGCGCAGCGCCGGCCTCGACGACCTGCCGTTCGACACGCTGGCGCAGAAATTCAGGGTGATCCAGACCAGCATGCGCTCGGTGATCGTGCCCTACGCGCCCTACGCCACCGACCCGGACAAGGAGGTCCCCGAGGTCGTCGAGGTCCTGCTGCAGCTAGAGCACGCCGAGCGGATCGGCGTGGCCGGCGCGGGCCGGCGCCTGCAGCCGTGGCTGGTACAAGTCCCCGAGCAGGCATACAAAGCGCTGTGGCAGGCGCATGCCATTGTCCCGGTCGCGCCGGAGCGCTACGGCGAGCAGTTCGTGCGTTTGGTCAATTCGCGGCTGTACGAAGCCCGGTTCGGGCTGCATTGGGAGGATCCGCAGTTTCTGGAAGGAGAGCGATTGTGCTGGTAG
- the cas5c gene encoding type I-C CRISPR-associated protein Cas5c: MSYGVRLHVWGDRALFTRPEMKVERVSYDIITPSAARGILEAIHWKPAIRWVVDGIQVLKPIRFESIRRNEVGGKLSAASVGKAIKAGRTDGLVSYIEEDRQQRATTLLRDVGYVIAAHFELTDKAGPDDNVGKHLDIFNRRARRGQCFQAPCLGTREFPASFALIEDDAAVPSTDPTLAGERDLGWMLHDIDFADGMTPRFFRAHMVDGRVAVPPPQDGEVRA, encoded by the coding sequence ATGAGTTACGGAGTCAGGCTCCATGTCTGGGGCGATCGGGCGCTGTTCACGCGTCCGGAGATGAAAGTGGAGCGGGTGTCCTACGACATCATCACGCCTTCGGCCGCACGTGGCATCCTCGAAGCGATTCACTGGAAGCCGGCGATCCGTTGGGTAGTGGACGGCATTCAGGTGCTCAAGCCAATCCGCTTCGAGTCGATCCGCCGCAACGAAGTCGGCGGCAAGTTGTCCGCCGCTAGCGTCGGCAAGGCGATCAAGGCCGGGCGCACCGATGGCCTGGTCAGCTATATCGAGGAGGACCGGCAGCAACGCGCCACCACCCTCCTTCGCGATGTCGGCTACGTGATTGCCGCGCATTTCGAGTTGACCGACAAGGCCGGCCCGGACGACAACGTCGGCAAGCATCTGGACATCTTCAACCGCCGCGCACGCCGCGGGCAGTGCTTCCAGGCGCCCTGCCTGGGCACGCGCGAGTTTCCCGCCAGCTTCGCGCTGATCGAGGATGACGCTGCCGTTCCGTCCACCGACCCCACGCTGGCCGGCGAACGCGACCTGGGCTGGATGCTGCACGACATCGACTTCGCCGACGGCATGACCCCGCGCTTCTTTCGTGCGCACATGGTCGATGGCAGGGTCGCGGTGCCGCCGCCGCAGGATGGCGAGGTGCGCGCATGA
- the cas7c gene encoding type I-C CRISPR-associated protein Cas7/Csd2: MSAIANRYEFVYLFDVTNGNPNGDPDAGNLPRLDPETNRGLVTDVALKRKIRNYVALEQEGQPGHAIYMQEKSVLNNQHKQAYAALEIEPEAKKLPKDDDKARKLTAWMCKNFFDVRTFGAVMTTEVNSGQVRGPVQLAFASSVEPVLPLEVSITRVAVTNEKDLEKERTMGRKHILPYGLYRAHGFVSAKLAERTGFSEDDLQLLWRALTNLFEHDRSAARGEMSARKLIVFKHEHAMGNAPAHVLFDKVTVERVTGADAGPARSFADYRVTIDRDLPSGVSVDELF; the protein is encoded by the coding sequence ATGAGCGCCATCGCCAACCGCTACGAATTCGTCTACCTGTTCGACGTCACCAACGGCAACCCCAACGGCGACCCCGACGCTGGCAACCTGCCGCGGCTGGATCCGGAGACCAATCGCGGCCTGGTCACCGACGTGGCGCTCAAGCGCAAGATCCGCAACTACGTGGCGCTGGAGCAGGAAGGCCAGCCCGGCCATGCGATCTACATGCAGGAGAAGTCGGTGCTGAACAACCAGCACAAGCAAGCCTATGCCGCGCTGGAGATCGAGCCGGAAGCCAAGAAGCTGCCCAAGGACGACGACAAGGCGCGCAAACTGACCGCGTGGATGTGCAAGAACTTCTTCGACGTGCGCACCTTCGGCGCAGTGATGACCACCGAAGTCAATTCCGGCCAGGTCCGCGGCCCGGTGCAACTGGCCTTCGCCAGTTCGGTGGAGCCGGTGTTGCCGCTGGAAGTGTCGATCACCCGCGTGGCCGTGACCAACGAGAAGGATCTGGAGAAGGAACGCACCATGGGCCGCAAGCACATCCTGCCCTATGGCCTTTACCGCGCGCATGGCTTCGTCTCCGCCAAGCTGGCCGAGCGCACCGGCTTCTCCGAGGACGACCTGCAACTGCTGTGGCGCGCACTGACCAACCTGTTCGAGCATGACCGCTCCGCCGCGCGCGGCGAGATGTCGGCGCGCAAGCTGATCGTGTTCAAGCACGAACATGCGATGGGCAATGCTCCGGCGCACGTGTTGTTCGACAAGGTCACGGTCGAACGCGTAACCGGGGCGGATGCCGGGCCGGCGCGCAGCTTCGCCGACTACCGGGTCACGATCGATCGCGACCTGCCGAGCGGCGTCAGCGTCGACGAACTGTTCTGA
- the cas4 gene encoding CRISPR-associated protein Cas4 yields MDDADLTPLSALQHYLYCQRQCALIHVERQWAENRQTAEGRLLHQRADAPQAERRRGVRTVTAMPLLALELGITGKADVVEFHQDVDGEVAFPVEYKRGRPKAHRADEVQLCAQALCLEHMLGRAVPAGALFYGQTRRRKEVAFDAVLRALTLRTIDDTRAMLHAGTTPSARYEAKRCDACSLIELCQPRLLGRGHIADWLRRQLDADED; encoded by the coding sequence ATGGACGACGCCGACCTGACCCCACTCTCCGCCCTGCAGCACTACTTGTACTGCCAACGCCAATGTGCGCTCATCCACGTGGAGCGGCAGTGGGCAGAGAACCGACAGACGGCCGAAGGGCGCCTGCTACATCAGCGCGCCGACGCACCACAGGCCGAGCGCCGGCGCGGAGTGCGCACCGTCACCGCAATGCCGCTGCTCGCCCTGGAGCTGGGCATCACCGGCAAAGCCGACGTGGTCGAGTTCCACCAGGACGTCGATGGCGAAGTGGCCTTTCCGGTGGAATACAAGCGCGGCCGCCCCAAGGCGCATCGGGCGGACGAAGTGCAGTTGTGCGCGCAAGCGCTATGCCTGGAACACATGCTGGGGCGTGCCGTCCCCGCCGGCGCGCTGTTCTACGGGCAAACGCGCCGGCGCAAGGAGGTCGCCTTCGATGCGGTGCTGCGCGCGCTCACCCTGCGCACCATCGACGATACCCGCGCCATGCTGCACGCTGGCACCACCCCCAGCGCCCGCTACGAGGCCAAGCGCTGCGATGCCTGCTCGCTGATCGAGCTGTGCCAGCCGCGCCTGCTCGGCCGCGGCCATATCGCAGACTGGTTGCGGCGCCAGCTCGACGCCGACGAGGACTGA
- a CDS encoding MFS transporter — protein sequence MSSPAIDLPAADAGRWRALALLALALVLSMSPWFSATAVLPQLRALYGFGDGMAAWLTIAVQLGFVVGAVGASVLGIADRYRLRAVVGVAALGVAACNGALLLAHTPAQWLLLRVATGVCLAGVYPPSMKLVATWFAQGRGLALGVLIGAITIGSALPHLVHASGGAQWRAVIVATSVAALAGALILAGLVREGPYPFPRTPFHAGDALRAVGNRGVLLAMAGYFGHMWELYAMWGWFATYARQAPALAGFNTAAVAFAVIASGALGCVLAGRLSARWGSARTAAAAMAISAACCVAAPLAFAGPAWLFIAVALVWGISVIADSAQFSALVSQNADPRFVGTALTLQVGLGYVLTAATLWLLPWLASAAGSWRWTVLVLAPGPLLGIWAMAGLGALRREPA from the coding sequence ATGAGCAGCCCCGCGATCGACCTGCCTGCCGCCGACGCGGGCCGCTGGCGCGCGCTGGCGCTGCTGGCCCTCGCCCTGGTGTTGTCGATGAGCCCCTGGTTCTCGGCCACGGCCGTGCTGCCACAGCTGCGCGCGCTATATGGCTTCGGCGATGGCATGGCGGCGTGGCTGACCATCGCGGTGCAGCTGGGCTTCGTGGTCGGTGCGGTCGGCGCCAGCGTGCTGGGCATCGCCGACCGCTATCGGCTGCGGGCGGTGGTGGGCGTGGCGGCGCTGGGCGTGGCCGCCTGCAATGGCGCGCTGCTGCTGGCGCACACGCCGGCGCAGTGGCTGCTGCTGCGGGTGGCGACCGGGGTGTGCCTGGCCGGGGTCTATCCGCCGTCGATGAAGCTGGTGGCGACCTGGTTCGCGCAGGGGCGCGGGCTGGCGCTGGGCGTGCTGATCGGCGCCATCACCATCGGTTCGGCCTTGCCGCACTTGGTCCACGCCAGTGGCGGGGCGCAGTGGCGCGCGGTGATCGTGGCCACCAGCGTGGCGGCGCTGGCCGGCGCGCTGATCCTGGCCGGGCTGGTCCGCGAGGGGCCGTATCCGTTCCCGCGTACGCCGTTCCACGCGGGCGACGCCTTACGCGCGGTGGGCAATCGAGGCGTGCTGCTGGCAATGGCCGGCTATTTCGGCCACATGTGGGAGCTGTATGCGATGTGGGGCTGGTTCGCCACCTACGCACGGCAGGCGCCGGCACTGGCCGGCTTCAACACCGCCGCGGTGGCCTTCGCGGTGATCGCCTCCGGCGCGCTGGGCTGTGTGCTGGCCGGGCGGCTGTCCGCACGCTGGGGCAGTGCACGCACGGCGGCAGCGGCCATGGCGATCTCGGCGGCCTGTTGCGTGGCCGCGCCGCTGGCCTTCGCCGGACCGGCGTGGCTGTTCATCGCGGTGGCGCTGGTGTGGGGGATCAGCGTGATCGCCGATTCGGCGCAGTTCTCCGCGCTGGTCTCGCAGAACGCCGACCCGCGCTTCGTCGGCACCGCCCTGACCCTGCAGGTCGGCCTGGGCTACGTGCTGACCGCCGCCACTCTGTGGCTGCTGCCGTGGCTGGCGAGCGCCGCTGGGAGCTGGCGCTGGACCGTGCTGGTGCTGGCCCCGGGCCCGCTGCTGGGCATCTGGGCGATGGCCGGCCTGGGCGCGCTGCGGCGGGAGCCTGCTTGA
- the cas8c gene encoding type I-C CRISPR-associated protein Cas8c/Csd1, whose protein sequence is MILSALVDYYQRLLDDPESGIAAPGYSQEKIGYTIVLDADGKLVAVEDEHAYDGKKRLAKSASVPASFKRPGTGTKSFFLWDKTSYVLGVSATSKRSDQEHAAFKALHQQALAGTNDPGLQALLAFLAAWTPAQYADHLAFAPHGEALLDANLVFRLEGDAGHLHERAAARAAWDRQQGQGADGEPGVCLVSGKRAPLARLHPAIKGVNGAQSSGASIVSFNLDAFTSYGKRQGENAPISEQAAFAYTTALNHLLRRDTHNRQRVQIGDTTVVFWAQAGTLTQAENAEDVFAEFMRGSETDDPAIADGRATRRLELILKQVRQARPLRDLDDGLDDEARIFVLGLAPNASRLSIRLWETQTLAGFAKRLADHYHDLTLTPPAWKRAPTPSYLAMQTAPVYGEHGKPKAEDIAPLLAGELTRAILTGSRYPRSLLGSIVMRFRADGQLTPLRIALCRAVLAREARLRRQQGLSTEQREPPMSLDTGNTDPGYLLGRLFSSLENLQRAALGDRINATIRDRYYGAASATPASIFPVLLRSAQNHFGKLRKDKAGLAVNLEKEIGQIVDALPPSFPRSLPIQEQGRFAIGYYHQSRARFARNDSQDATDTASEGETA, encoded by the coding sequence ATGATCCTGTCCGCGCTCGTCGATTACTACCAGCGACTGCTGGACGATCCGGAATCGGGCATCGCCGCGCCCGGCTATAGCCAGGAGAAAATCGGCTACACCATCGTGCTGGATGCCGATGGCAAGCTCGTCGCGGTAGAAGACGAACACGCCTACGACGGCAAGAAGCGCTTGGCGAAGTCAGCTTCGGTGCCCGCATCGTTCAAGCGACCTGGAACCGGCACGAAGTCGTTCTTCCTTTGGGACAAGACCAGCTATGTCCTCGGCGTGAGCGCCACTAGCAAGCGTAGCGATCAGGAGCACGCCGCGTTCAAGGCATTGCACCAGCAGGCGCTGGCCGGCACCAACGATCCTGGCCTGCAGGCGCTGCTGGCGTTTCTGGCGGCCTGGACACCCGCGCAGTACGCCGACCACCTGGCGTTCGCTCCGCACGGCGAGGCGCTGCTGGACGCCAATCTGGTCTTCCGGCTGGAAGGCGATGCCGGCCATCTGCATGAGCGTGCCGCCGCACGTGCGGCCTGGGACCGGCAGCAAGGCCAAGGCGCCGACGGCGAACCGGGCGTCTGCCTGGTCAGTGGCAAACGGGCGCCGTTGGCCCGGCTGCATCCGGCCATCAAGGGCGTGAACGGCGCACAGAGTTCCGGCGCGTCCATCGTCTCGTTCAATCTCGATGCCTTCACCTCCTATGGCAAGCGCCAAGGCGAAAACGCACCGATCTCCGAACAGGCGGCCTTCGCCTACACTACGGCACTCAACCATCTGCTGCGCCGCGACACGCACAATCGCCAGCGCGTGCAGATCGGCGATACCACCGTGGTGTTCTGGGCGCAGGCCGGCACCCTGACACAGGCGGAGAACGCCGAGGACGTCTTCGCAGAGTTCATGCGTGGCAGTGAGACCGACGATCCCGCCATCGCCGACGGACGGGCCACCCGGCGCCTGGAACTGATCCTGAAGCAGGTCCGGCAGGCTCGCCCCTTGCGCGATCTGGATGACGGGTTGGACGACGAAGCGCGCATCTTCGTCCTCGGCCTGGCGCCGAACGCCTCGCGCCTGTCCATCCGCCTCTGGGAAACGCAGACGCTGGCCGGATTCGCCAAGCGCCTGGCTGACCATTACCACGACCTCACGCTGACGCCACCGGCCTGGAAGCGCGCTCCCACGCCGTCCTACCTCGCCATGCAGACCGCTCCGGTCTACGGCGAACACGGCAAGCCCAAGGCCGAGGACATTGCGCCCTTGCTCGCCGGCGAGCTCACCCGGGCCATCCTGACCGGCAGCCGCTACCCGCGGAGCCTGCTCGGCAGCATCGTGATGCGCTTCCGCGCCGACGGGCAACTCACCCCATTGCGCATCGCGCTGTGCCGGGCCGTCCTAGCACGTGAAGCGCGCTTGCGCAGGCAACAAGGACTGTCAACCGAACAGAGGGAACCACCCATGAGTCTCGATACAGGCAATACCGATCCCGGCTACCTGCTGGGGCGGCTGTTTTCCTCGCTGGAAAATCTGCAACGCGCCGCACTCGGCGATCGTATCAACGCCACCATCCGCGATCGCTACTACGGCGCCGCCTCGGCCACACCGGCCAGCATCTTCCCGGTGCTGTTGCGCAGCGCGCAGAACCACTTCGGCAAGCTGCGCAAGGACAAGGCCGGCCTTGCGGTCAATCTCGAAAAGGAGATCGGCCAGATCGTCGATGCGCTGCCGCCAAGCTTTCCCCGCAGCCTGCCGATCCAGGAACAAGGCCGTTTCGCGATCGGCTACTACCACCAAAGCCGGGCGCGCTTCGCCCGCAACGACAGCCAGGACGCCACCGACACCGCTTCCGAAGGAGAGACCGCATGA
- the cas1c gene encoding type I-C CRISPR-associated endonuclease Cas1c, translating to MRRQLNTLYATTDGAWLRKDGANVVMEVERQERARLPVHMLESLVCIGRVAVSPQLLGFCAEQGISICYLTPQGRFLARVEGPVSGNVLLRRAQYRRSDDPAGCAAIVRHLLAGKIHNQRAVLARGWRDHGERLSDAAAFQHALKRLKRIPQRILAETDVDVLRGLEGEAAQAYFGVFGQLVRADPPLLRFGGRNRRPPRDAFNALLSFLYTLLTHDCRSALETVGLDPAVGFLHRDRPGRPSLALDLAEEFRPLLGERLALSLINRRQLNVRDFQVFDNGAVLLKDDARKTVLIAYQERKREQLHHAFLDEKVDIGLLPFVQAQLLARHLRGDLDGYPAFFWK from the coding sequence ATGCGCCGCCAACTCAACACCCTCTACGCCACCACCGACGGCGCATGGCTGCGCAAGGACGGCGCCAACGTGGTGATGGAAGTGGAGCGGCAGGAGCGCGCCCGCCTGCCCGTGCACATGCTGGAGAGCCTGGTCTGCATCGGCCGTGTCGCCGTCTCCCCGCAGTTGCTGGGCTTCTGCGCCGAACAGGGCATCAGCATCTGCTACCTGACCCCGCAGGGCCGCTTCCTGGCGCGAGTCGAAGGACCGGTCTCCGGCAACGTGCTGCTGCGCCGCGCACAGTACCGCCGCAGCGACGACCCGGCCGGCTGCGCCGCCATCGTCCGCCACCTGTTGGCCGGCAAGATTCATAACCAGCGGGCGGTCCTGGCGCGCGGCTGGCGCGACCACGGCGAGCGCCTGAGCGACGCCGCCGCGTTCCAGCACGCACTGAAGCGGCTCAAGCGCATTCCGCAACGCATCCTTGCCGAAACCGACGTGGACGTTCTGCGCGGACTGGAAGGCGAAGCGGCGCAAGCCTACTTCGGCGTGTTCGGCCAACTGGTACGCGCCGACCCGCCGCTGCTACGTTTCGGCGGGCGCAACCGGCGGCCGCCGCGCGACGCATTCAATGCCTTGCTCTCGTTCCTCTACACCCTGCTCACCCACGATTGCCGCTCGGCCCTGGAAACCGTGGGCCTGGACCCGGCGGTGGGCTTCCTGCACCGGGACCGCCCAGGACGTCCCAGCCTGGCACTGGACCTCGCCGAAGAGTTCCGCCCGCTCCTGGGCGAACGCCTGGCGCTGTCGCTGATCAATCGCCGGCAGTTGAACGTGCGCGATTTCCAGGTGTTCGACAACGGCGCGGTCCTGCTGAAGGACGACGCCCGCAAGACTGTCCTGATCGCCTACCAGGAGCGCAAGCGCGAGCAACTGCATCACGCGTTCCTCGACGAAAAGGTCGACATCGGCCTGCTGCCCTTCGTCCAGGCACAACTGCTGGCGCGGCACCTGCGCGGCGACCTGGACGGCTATCCCGCCTTCTTCTGGAAATGA
- a CDS encoding DUF1653 domain-containing protein produces MSDLAALPDTPPGLYVHYKGGRYEVIGCVRHSETLEPLVLYRALYGEGGLWVRPHAMFFSTVELDGRAVPRFCREDATP; encoded by the coding sequence ATGTCCGACTTGGCCGCCCTGCCCGACACACCGCCCGGCCTTTACGTCCACTACAAGGGCGGTCGCTATGAGGTCATTGGTTGCGTGCGCCACAGCGAGACGCTCGAACCGCTGGTGCTGTACCGCGCCTTGTATGGCGAAGGCGGCCTGTGGGTGCGACCCCACGCCATGTTCTTTTCCACCGTGGAACTGGACGGCCGCGCAGTGCCGCGCTTCTGCCGCGAGGATGCCACCCCGTGA
- a CDS encoding GNAT family N-acetyltransferase: MSSASAIALRQAVFPQDTAIAQALLSEYAASLAVDLAFQDFDAELADLGRQYGPPRGALFLAEGDGQALGCVGLRGTDAPGIAELKRLYVRPDGRGHALGRRLSQAAIEAARTLGYCAVRLDTLPDMRAAQALYAGLGFVEIAPYRHNPVPGTRYLELLLPTA, encoded by the coding sequence GTGAGCAGCGCCAGCGCGATCGCGCTGCGCCAGGCGGTCTTCCCGCAGGACACCGCCATCGCGCAGGCATTGCTCAGCGAATACGCCGCCTCGCTGGCGGTGGATCTGGCCTTTCAGGATTTCGACGCCGAGCTGGCCGACCTCGGCCGGCAGTACGGCCCGCCGCGCGGGGCGCTGTTCCTGGCCGAAGGTGACGGACAGGCCCTGGGTTGCGTCGGCCTGCGCGGCACCGATGCGCCCGGCATCGCCGAACTCAAGCGCCTGTACGTCCGCCCAGACGGACGCGGCCACGCGCTGGGCCGGCGCCTGTCGCAGGCCGCGATCGAGGCCGCCCGGACGCTGGGCTACTGCGCCGTGCGCCTGGATACCCTGCCGGACATGCGGGCCGCCCAGGCGCTGTACGCAGGCTTGGGGTTCGTGGAGATCGCGCCATACCGGCACAACCCGGTGCCCGGCACGCGCTACCTGGAGCTCCTCCTGCCCACGGCCTGA